A single window of Pontibacillus chungwhensis DNA harbors:
- the flhF gene encoding flagellar biosynthesis protein FlhF: protein MKVKKYRAPTMPEVMKKVRNELGTDAVILNSKEVHEGGFLGMFKKKSIEVVAAIDPEPKRTQQNHAAPTTEKINKEVSESKQIKPSQNVYEELQELKKLMKNQPTNSSVLYPGVLHKLYTHLINHEVSEHIAKRLIDPLVEHYYIAKGDIDLETAREWLKDRLFSELEGIPFGGIDFKKKYIHLVGPTGVGKTTSIAKIAADCVLNHRKKVAFITTDTFRIAAIDQLKTYAKILDVPVEVAYNLNDYKNAKEKFSDCDVVLVDTAGRNFKDENYVRELKEIVDFEEEVETYLVLSITSKAKDIEAIYQQFNGVPIKRLIFTKVDETAHYGAMINMMMKYHIGAAYLTDGQNVPDDIREASPERIVSRFVGGLSDE from the coding sequence ATGAAGGTAAAGAAATACCGGGCACCCACTATGCCTGAGGTCATGAAAAAGGTCCGGAATGAGTTAGGAACAGATGCGGTGATCTTGAATTCTAAAGAAGTTCACGAAGGCGGCTTCCTGGGAATGTTTAAGAAGAAATCTATTGAGGTGGTTGCGGCTATTGACCCTGAACCAAAGCGAACTCAACAAAACCATGCCGCACCAACTACAGAAAAGATAAACAAAGAAGTTTCGGAGTCGAAACAAATCAAGCCGAGCCAGAATGTGTATGAAGAATTGCAAGAATTGAAGAAATTAATGAAAAATCAACCAACGAATAGTTCTGTTTTGTATCCTGGGGTTCTTCATAAGCTTTACACTCACCTAATCAATCACGAAGTATCAGAGCATATAGCCAAGCGTCTGATTGATCCGCTGGTAGAACATTACTACATTGCAAAGGGAGATATTGATCTTGAAACAGCTCGAGAGTGGCTAAAAGATCGTCTCTTTTCAGAACTTGAAGGAATTCCATTTGGGGGAATTGATTTTAAGAAGAAATACATTCATCTTGTTGGGCCTACCGGTGTCGGGAAAACAACTTCTATTGCAAAAATTGCAGCGGATTGTGTTTTGAATCATCGAAAGAAAGTGGCCTTCATCACGACAGACACGTTCCGGATTGCTGCTATTGATCAATTGAAGACTTACGCAAAGATATTAGACGTACCAGTAGAGGTAGCTTATAACCTCAATGATTATAAGAATGCCAAAGAAAAATTTTCTGACTGCGATGTTGTGTTGGTTGATACGGCGGGACGAAACTTTAAAGATGAAAATTACGTCCGGGAATTAAAGGAAATAGTAGATTTCGAGGAAGAAGTAGAAACGTATCTTGTTTTATCGATAACGAGTAAAGCGAAAGATATTGAAGCGATCTATCAACAGTTTAACGGTGTTCCTATAAAGCGGCTAATCTTCACAAAAGTAGATGAAACAGCTCATTATGGAGCAATGATTAATATGATGATGAAATATCATATCGGGGCGGCTTATCTAACGGATGGACAGAATGTGCCAGACGACATTCGAGAAGCATCTCCTGAGCGAATAGTTTCTCGGTTCGTAGGAGGTCTTTCCGATGAATGA
- a CDS encoding MinD/ParA family protein, protein MNDQASNLREKLKHIQSSNEAKTIAVTSGKGGVGKSNFALNFGLSLADKGKRVLLFDLDIGMGNIDILMGLTPKRSIVDMFENNLSIYDIIEEGPKSLSYIAGGSGLSTIFNFHDGRMDYFFDQLEKLMQSYDYILFDMGAGITREGVHFILASNECIVVTTPEPTSLTDAYAMMKHIDQRTKELPIRVVVNRSFSKKSGQETLHRLQSVAEKFLDRTVYPLGILPDDRTVVKAVTAQVPYTMYNDKASVSKALKDIVHDYIGDGSSIAQPKRSFLSRLKHSLLER, encoded by the coding sequence ATGAATGATCAAGCATCCAACCTCCGTGAAAAGCTAAAACATATTCAGTCTTCAAATGAAGCGAAAACAATAGCGGTTACGAGTGGAAAAGGGGGCGTCGGTAAATCGAACTTCGCTCTTAACTTCGGCCTCTCGTTAGCCGATAAGGGAAAACGAGTGCTGTTATTTGATCTTGATATTGGCATGGGAAACATTGATATCCTAATGGGGCTGACTCCGAAAAGATCCATCGTAGACATGTTCGAAAACAATTTATCAATCTATGACATTATTGAAGAAGGACCTAAATCCCTTTCTTATATTGCGGGAGGGTCAGGGTTATCTACCATTTTTAATTTTCATGATGGGCGTATGGACTATTTCTTTGATCAATTAGAGAAGCTGATGCAAAGTTATGATTATATTCTTTTTGATATGGGTGCAGGGATTACCCGTGAAGGAGTTCACTTTATCCTTGCGAGTAACGAATGTATTGTCGTGACAACCCCAGAGCCCACTTCTTTAACGGATGCTTATGCCATGATGAAGCACATTGATCAAAGGACAAAGGAGCTACCGATTCGGGTTGTTGTCAATCGTTCTTTCTCTAAAAAATCCGGTCAGGAAACGCTTCACCGATTACAATCTGTAGCAGAGAAGTTTTTAGACCGTACTGTTTATCCCCTCGGGATTCTGCCAGATGACCGAACGGTAGTAAAAGCTGTCACAGCTCAAGTACCTTATACCATGTATAACGATAAAGCATCAGTGAGTAAAGCGTTGAAAGATATTGTTCATGATTATATCGGAGATGGAAGTTCGATCGCGCAACCAAAGCGTTCATTCTTATCCCGGCTAAAGCA